A part of Gramella sp. MAR_2010_147 genomic DNA contains:
- a CDS encoding mechanosensitive ion channel domain-containing protein, with protein MDKDFWIELKSQLLEFLLEIGPELIYALVTFIIGIFAIKLLMSLLRGALRKSKTELSLKTFVESLSIFLLYGLLFFIMGSILVIKTTSFIAVFGAAGIAIGLALQGSLSNFAGGVLILVFKPFKAGDLIHVNDNLGFVEKIDILYTRIKTFDGRMITMPNGNVSNSDVDNRTMEKYRRIDLNLKFAFDEDIDKIRQIIINGMNKHPKLARHLPVDVWLDEIGDYQMKIKARCWVESVEYWPAYWEQLEAVKKELDREGVRIPIPKHAIYKEEAIGLESRHNLNSPT; from the coding sequence ATGGATAAAGACTTTTGGATAGAATTAAAATCACAACTTTTAGAATTTTTACTGGAGATAGGGCCGGAACTTATTTATGCCTTAGTCACATTTATAATTGGAATATTTGCAATTAAGCTTCTCATGAGCTTGTTAAGGGGTGCTTTAAGAAAGTCTAAGACCGAACTTTCCTTAAAAACCTTTGTAGAAAGCCTTAGTATTTTTTTACTCTATGGTTTGTTGTTCTTTATCATGGGATCTATTCTGGTTATTAAAACCACATCTTTTATAGCAGTATTTGGAGCTGCGGGTATCGCCATAGGACTTGCATTACAAGGTAGTTTATCCAATTTTGCTGGAGGAGTTCTTATACTTGTTTTTAAGCCATTTAAGGCGGGAGATCTCATTCACGTAAATGATAACCTGGGTTTTGTAGAAAAGATTGATATATTATATACCCGAATTAAGACGTTCGACGGAAGGATGATTACTATGCCTAATGGAAATGTTTCAAATAGTGATGTGGATAATCGCACGATGGAAAAATATCGCCGTATAGATCTTAATCTCAAATTTGCTTTTGATGAAGATATTGATAAAATCCGCCAAATAATCATAAACGGAATGAACAAGCATCCCAAACTTGCCAGGCATCTGCCTGTTGATGTATGGTTAGATGAAATAGGGGATTATCAAATGAAAATTAAGGCCAGGTGCTGGGTAGAATCTGTAGAATACTGGCCTGCCTATTGGGAGCAACTGGAAGCTGTTAAGAAAGAACTAGACAGGGAAGGTGTAAGAATACCAATTCCAAAACACGCAATTTATAAAGAGGAAGCAATAGGATTAGAGTCCAGGCACAATTTAAATAGTCCCACTTGA
- a CDS encoding aldo/keto reductase produces MNKSKFSKIIAGTMTWGVWGENCNGKQMIELMNCCLENYITSFDHADIYGDYTTESAFGDAFKESKIERSKIQLISKCGIQLESEKRKNSIKHYDYSTSYIINSVEQTLRNLRTEYLDLLLLHRPSPLMKVDEIAEAVEKLKRDGKILDFGVSNFTPQQTDLIETKTKINFNQIEFSITDYEAMLNGSLDHMQINTITPMCWSPLGTVFKEDNEKSHQLKKIAASYSLKYDVPIDVIFLAWILKHPSGILPVCGTTNHSRLTDLMKATTVNMELQDWFELWSVSSGIPAP; encoded by the coding sequence ATGAATAAGTCAAAGTTCTCAAAGATTATTGCCGGTACCATGACATGGGGTGTTTGGGGGGAAAATTGCAACGGAAAGCAGATGATTGAATTGATGAATTGTTGTTTAGAAAATTATATCACTTCATTTGATCACGCTGATATATATGGTGATTATACAACGGAGAGTGCTTTTGGAGATGCTTTTAAAGAAAGTAAAATAGAGAGAAGCAAAATACAATTGATTTCTAAATGTGGAATTCAACTAGAGTCGGAAAAAAGAAAAAATTCAATAAAACATTACGATTATTCCACATCCTATATAATTAATTCGGTTGAACAAACATTAAGAAACTTAAGAACCGAGTATTTAGATTTACTTTTGTTACACCGCCCCAGTCCTTTAATGAAAGTAGATGAAATTGCAGAGGCGGTTGAAAAACTCAAAAGAGATGGGAAAATTTTAGATTTTGGAGTTTCAAATTTCACACCACAACAAACTGACTTAATTGAAACTAAAACCAAAATAAATTTTAACCAAATTGAGTTTTCCATAACTGATTATGAAGCTATGCTAAATGGAAGTTTAGATCATATGCAGATAAATACCATCACACCCATGTGCTGGTCTCCTTTAGGAACAGTCTTTAAAGAGGATAACGAGAAGTCACATCAGTTAAAAAAAATTGCTGCAAGTTATTCTTTAAAATACGATGTCCCAATTGATGTCATATTTCTAGCATGGATTTTAAAACATCCTTCGGGAATTTTACCTGTTTGTGGAACTACAAACCATTCAAGACTAACGGATTTAATGAAAGCGACCACAGTAAATATGGAATTGCAGGATTGGTTTGAACTTTGGTCAGTTAGTTCAGGTATTCCAGCACCATAA
- a CDS encoding SGNH/GDSL hydrolase family protein, protein MKKTILFIFLLFIFYNNQTFSQQSELNILYVGNSLTYTNNLPKLVKKAARRKGMNVKSEMIAHPNYALMDHWNDGKVQKLISTKKFDLVILQQGPSSQAFGRQILLEYGEKFKDLCQKNSTRIGYFMVWPARDHYQTFDGVIANYRKAAQIHNAILFAVGEVWKFHFDDTGNYDYYGPDKFHPSEKGSKAAAEVIAEELLKMKVSFN, encoded by the coding sequence ATGAAAAAAACGATCCTCTTTATCTTTCTGCTGTTCATTTTCTATAATAACCAGACGTTTTCCCAGCAATCTGAACTTAATATTTTATATGTAGGGAATAGTCTAACCTATACCAACAATCTTCCCAAACTGGTAAAAAAAGCTGCCAGGAGAAAAGGGATGAATGTTAAGTCTGAAATGATAGCCCATCCCAATTATGCATTGATGGATCACTGGAACGATGGAAAAGTCCAGAAACTGATATCAACAAAAAAGTTTGACCTGGTAATTTTGCAACAGGGACCATCTTCACAAGCATTCGGAAGACAAATCCTACTGGAATACGGAGAGAAATTCAAAGATCTATGCCAGAAGAATAGTACCAGGATCGGCTATTTTATGGTCTGGCCGGCTAGGGATCATTATCAAACCTTTGATGGGGTGATCGCCAATTATCGCAAGGCTGCTCAAATCCATAATGCAATTCTTTTCGCCGTAGGTGAAGTCTGGAAATTCCATTTTGACGATACTGGAAATTATGATTATTACGGCCCTGATAAATTTCATCCTTCAGAGAAAGGAAGTAAGGCAGCCGCTGAAGTTATAGCTGAAGAATTGTTAAAAATGAAAGTTAGTTTCAATTAA
- a CDS encoding carboxypeptidase-like regulatory domain-containing protein translates to MTDNKGGYIFHLLDNDEYNENGKVEVFGQVVDIETKKPLSNSELIIGCKKVITSTTGKYSIIIEKDQLFYVQVSSIGYKKVETDFIKFQNQNSINLDFFLDEDDKPLINCEGNI, encoded by the coding sequence ATGACTGATAATAAAGGTGGTTATATATTTCACCTTTTAGATAATGATGAATACAATGAAAATGGGAAAGTAGAAGTTTTTGGTCAAGTTGTAGATATAGAAACAAAAAAACCTCTAAGTAATAGTGAATTGATTATTGGCTGTAAGAAAGTTATAACTTCTACTACAGGGAAGTATTCCATAATTATTGAAAAAGATCAATTATTCTACGTTCAAGTTTCTTCAATTGGATATAAGAAGGTAGAAACAGATTTTATAAAGTTTCAAAATCAAAACTCAATTAATTTAGATTTCTTCCTTGATGAGGATGATAAGCCTTTAATAAATTGTGAAGGCAATATTTAA
- a CDS encoding serine hydrolase domain-containing protein codes for MIKNRKAKWIVRVLLLVGTIISMFFVPWILVKAWILPLPDTVQKQVDEAIGHGFDGMIIYVDQAGKPPKYYTGGWKDRENKIPAEPNSLFKIASISKLYTAVAVTKLVRENLLSFNKSLIDYLPELSDRIENAEEITLEMMIQHRSGIPNFTDNPTYWENEQVNSKNALDFALDLPASFKPNEGYEYSNTNYLLLRKIMDKVLGYNHNEYIKEKILNPLELKNTFFSISQVDLDNVMSGYYVGHNEDFKAREYGMLATAEDVGIFLRALNDGSVFDKGEKEIYPYEYSHGGLVVGYQSLAEYHEDIDAVVVQFINTTDFEGYEWNLSEIVFNRIVKIIRKKTSHNNELR; via the coding sequence ATGATTAAAAATAGAAAAGCTAAATGGATCGTAAGAGTACTATTACTCGTTGGAACGATAATCTCAATGTTTTTTGTACCATGGATTTTGGTAAAGGCTTGGATTTTGCCGTTACCTGATACAGTCCAAAAACAAGTAGATGAAGCAATTGGACATGGTTTTGACGGCATGATTATTTATGTGGATCAAGCAGGAAAACCACCTAAATATTACACGGGTGGTTGGAAAGATAGAGAAAATAAAATTCCAGCCGAACCAAATTCATTATTCAAAATTGCCAGTATTAGCAAATTATATACCGCTGTAGCAGTTACTAAATTGGTCAGAGAAAATCTTTTGTCTTTTAATAAATCACTCATTGATTATCTTCCAGAACTTAGTGATAGGATTGAAAATGCTGAGGAAATTACCTTGGAGATGATGATTCAACACCGTTCTGGTATTCCAAATTTCACAGATAATCCAACTTATTGGGAAAACGAACAGGTAAATAGCAAAAATGCTTTGGATTTTGCTCTAGACCTACCAGCCAGTTTTAAACCCAATGAAGGATATGAATATTCAAACACGAATTATTTATTGCTACGTAAAATCATGGATAAGGTTTTAGGATACAACCATAACGAATATATTAAGGAAAAAATATTGAATCCTCTCGAGCTTAAGAATACCTTTTTTTCGATTAGCCAAGTTGATTTAGACAATGTAATGAGCGGTTATTATGTAGGACATAATGAGGATTTTAAGGCCCGTGAATATGGAATGTTGGCTACAGCAGAAGACGTTGGTATTTTCTTACGAGCCTTAAACGATGGTTCAGTGTTTGACAAGGGAGAAAAGGAAATTTATCCATACGAATATAGTCACGGGGGTTTGGTTGTTGGTTATCAGAGCCTTGCAGAATACCATGAAGATATTGATGCTGTAGTTGTGCAATTTATTAACACTACGGATTTTGAGGGATATGAATGGAATTTATCGGAGATTGTATTTAACCGAATTGTGAAAATAATTCGCAAAAAAACTAGCCACAACAATGAACTAAGATAA
- a CDS encoding DUF808 domain-containing protein, with protein sequence MASGFFALLDDIAALMDDVSVMTKVAGKKTAGLLGDDLAVNAEKASGFISSRELPVLWAITKGSLLNKAIILPIAFLLSAFLPTAITVILILGGLYLAYEGAEKIYEYIFPHAHPSEKPVLEELSEEEILAREEEKIKSAIITDFILSVEIVIIALGAVTSEPISTQIIVVTIIALIATVGVYGIVALIVRMDEFGAKLINLNEQDDSFSDKVGKFLVRALPWVIKSLSLIGTIALMLVSGGIFVHNIHFIHDLIHSLPSILGEFLVGLVVGAMVLPVVNLLKKAWKAAFKK encoded by the coding sequence ATGGCTTCAGGATTTTTTGCATTACTAGATGATATAGCAGCGCTTATGGACGATGTTTCGGTAATGACAAAAGTCGCCGGAAAAAAAACGGCTGGTCTTCTTGGGGACGATCTGGCTGTAAATGCTGAGAAGGCTTCTGGATTTATCTCTTCCAGGGAACTACCTGTGCTTTGGGCTATAACCAAAGGTTCCTTACTAAATAAGGCAATAATTTTACCAATTGCATTTTTGCTGAGTGCTTTTCTTCCTACAGCGATCACTGTCATTTTAATTCTTGGCGGGCTTTACCTCGCATATGAAGGAGCAGAGAAAATCTATGAATATATATTTCCGCATGCTCATCCTTCAGAAAAACCAGTACTGGAAGAACTTTCTGAGGAAGAAATTTTAGCAAGGGAAGAAGAAAAAATTAAGTCGGCAATTATTACAGATTTTATTTTGTCTGTAGAAATTGTGATCATTGCCCTGGGTGCTGTAACCAGCGAACCGATTTCTACGCAGATTATTGTAGTTACCATAATAGCCCTTATTGCAACGGTTGGAGTTTATGGCATTGTGGCCCTGATTGTACGAATGGATGAGTTTGGTGCTAAACTTATCAATTTGAACGAACAGGATGATAGTTTCTCAGATAAAGTCGGGAAATTTTTAGTGAGAGCACTTCCATGGGTTATTAAAAGCCTTTCTTTGATAGGCACCATTGCTTTAATGCTGGTTTCCGGCGGAATCTTTGTTCATAATATTCATTTTATACATGATTTAATTCACAGCCTGCCTAGTATACTTGGAGAATTTTTGGTAGGACTGGTGGTTGGAGCCATGGTTCTGCCAGTGGTGAATTTGCTGAAAAAAGCCTGGAAAGCTGCTTTTAAAAAATAA
- a CDS encoding alpha/beta hydrolase gives MRRYFLQILILVLLTGCGVSKHKNILYLKKAEKSEQPGLNIFSPKNKNSLVKSPVLIFVHGGNWDSGKKEMYSFFGKNFAKKGITTVVVGYTLSPQADYKEMTSQIASAIQWTKNNIEHYNGDPNKLFLTGHSAGGHLISLAVMNPEYNIDTNDISGIILNDAAGLDMHHYLQQNPPSTTNNYLTTWTNNPENWKKASPVFYLDENTPPFLIYLGKKTYPSIITANKRFLKALQQYQPKVAPVLINKKHIPMMTQYIWPWSNRYKEIINFMEANSK, from the coding sequence ATGCGTCGCTATTTTCTTCAGATTCTCATTTTAGTTTTGCTTACCGGATGCGGAGTTTCAAAACATAAGAATATTCTTTACCTAAAGAAAGCTGAAAAATCTGAGCAGCCAGGTTTAAATATTTTTTCTCCAAAGAATAAAAATAGTCTGGTGAAGTCTCCAGTTCTTATTTTTGTACACGGCGGAAATTGGGATAGCGGGAAAAAAGAGATGTATAGCTTCTTTGGTAAAAACTTTGCTAAAAAGGGAATCACCACGGTGGTGGTTGGATACACTCTTAGTCCGCAAGCTGACTATAAAGAGATGACTTCCCAGATCGCCAGTGCTATTCAATGGACAAAAAATAACATTGAACATTATAATGGGGATCCAAATAAGCTCTTTTTAACAGGCCACTCTGCTGGAGGCCATTTAATCTCACTGGCAGTAATGAATCCTGAATACAATATTGATACTAATGATATTTCAGGAATTATATTGAATGATGCTGCGGGACTGGATATGCATCATTATCTTCAACAAAACCCGCCCAGTACTACAAATAACTATCTTACTACCTGGACCAACAATCCCGAAAACTGGAAAAAAGCCTCCCCTGTTTTTTATCTAGATGAAAACACTCCCCCATTTTTAATCTATCTGGGTAAAAAAACCTATCCCTCTATAATCACTGCAAACAAAAGATTTTTGAAGGCGCTTCAGCAATATCAGCCTAAAGTAGCACCGGTACTGATAAATAAGAAACACATCCCTATGATGACTCAGTATATCTGGCCCTGGAGCAACCGATATAAGGAGATCATCAATTTTATGGAAGCGAATTCAAAATAA
- a CDS encoding type II CAAX endopeptidase family protein → MSVTKAILLALLLIIVFLLVQLGVFGLFNLFDQPISLSNSHLKGVSKILGFLISYFTIFQIFWKTEIPRKAEFKLNNYKFSILKYLIIVSIGLELIYQPLFDLDKLIEFYVNGFIDFPKTNHSIDKTDLIYQISTVIFIAPILEELFFRKFLISKLLKKYKTSTSLLISSFCFAIIHIETPYNLIPSLIFGILSGLIFLKTRKILYSIFFHILMNSYYFIFLVNAENYNNWINSLNFNYVYWSLIILGLIFTFVGMKKITIANNLYRKWRV, encoded by the coding sequence GTGAGTGTAACTAAAGCAATTTTATTAGCCCTTCTACTAATAATAGTTTTTCTCCTTGTTCAGCTAGGAGTATTTGGCTTATTTAATTTATTCGATCAACCAATTTCATTATCAAATTCACATCTCAAAGGTGTAAGCAAAATCTTAGGTTTCTTAATTAGCTACTTCACTATCTTTCAAATATTCTGGAAAACAGAGATTCCGAGAAAAGCTGAGTTCAAATTAAATAATTATAAATTTTCAATTTTAAAATACTTAATAATCGTTTCAATAGGATTAGAACTAATTTATCAACCTCTATTTGACTTAGATAAATTAATAGAATTCTATGTGAATGGTTTTATAGATTTTCCGAAAACAAATCATTCAATTGATAAAACTGATTTAATTTATCAGATTTCAACTGTTATTTTTATAGCTCCAATTTTAGAAGAATTATTTTTCAGGAAATTTTTAATCTCAAAACTTCTAAAAAAATATAAAACATCAACTTCCTTATTAATTTCAAGTTTTTGCTTTGCCATTATTCATATAGAAACGCCTTATAATTTAATTCCTTCATTAATATTTGGCATACTGAGTGGTTTGATTTTTCTAAAAACTAGAAAAATTCTCTACTCGATTTTTTTTCATATTTTAATGAATAGCTATTATTTCATATTTCTAGTTAATGCTGAGAATTATAATAATTGGATCAATAGCTTAAATTTTAATTATGTCTACTGGAGTTTAATAATTTTAGGATTAATATTTACATTCGTGGGGATGAAGAAAATAACTATAGCCAACAACCTATATCGCAAATGGCGGGTTTAA